GAGCCATCTGTTCAACCCCTTGGTGGTATCGCTTCCGGCCAGATTGTACAGTCCTAAATGGAATTTAAGGATGCCGAAAATACGCAGGTTTTCATTTTGTTTTATAAAAGGCTTAAAACGATCTTTTGATATACTCCGTGGATTATTTTTTACCTGCGCTCTTTTTAACAGATAAGCATCCTCGGGTACATTTTTTACCGAACTACAAGCCACCGTCATCCAGAGGGTGAATAAAAGTATATAATAAATTAAATATTTCAATTGCTGTTTACCTTTTGTTGTTAAAAGTATATTTTAGTGCCGACAAAATTAGTTATACTTATTCCCGATTTGATTTAGCTTAGCAAAAATATCTAAATACATTGACATTAAGTAAATTTGTATGCAACTATATTTTTAAAATGATCAGCCAAAGCAAAATAAAACTTATTAACTCCCTAACCAAAAAAAAATACAGGGAACAAAATCAACTGTTTATTGCAGAAGGCGAAAAACTGGTGTTGGATTTAATTCGATCCAATATAAAAGTGATAGAATTATTTGTTAGCGAAAGTTTTACATCTATATCTCAACTTCCCCCTGGCTTACCTTGTATAAAAATAACAGAACAGCAATTAAAGAAAATAACACAACTAAAAAGCCCATCTACTATTATTGCACTCTGCCAGATACCCCAAAACACGCTTGATCCTCATACAGTACACAAAGGGCTGACGCTGGCTTTAGACGACATACAAGATCCCGGTAACCTGGGCACCATTATCCGCTTGGCAGACTGGTTTGGAGTAAAACACATCATTTGCTCAAAGAATACAGCAGATGCCTATAATCCCAAAGTGGTGCAGGCCACCATGGGAGCCATTGCGCGTGTTGCCATATATTATACCGACTTGACTACTTTTTTAGCAGAGCAAAAGGAGAATCAAATCCCGATATATGGCACCAGCTTAGATGGAGAAAATATTTACGGAGAAAAACTTACTAACAAAGGCATTATCGTTATGGGTAACGAAGGAAAAGGCATATCGCCGACCATTGCACAGCAGATCGATAAAAAACTTCTTATCCCCTCATTTTCAGAATATCCCGATCATTCCGAATCGTTGAATGTATCTATGGCTACCGGTATTGTACTGTCCGAGTTTAGAAGAAAAGCGAGTGGCGATAATTAATTTGCACCATGTGGGTAGTATGCATCTGATATTCAGTGTCGGATGCATCCACATCGCGGATTAAAACCATTTTACAGGTATTGAATTCCACTTCTTTATCAAGTTTTCACCCACCCATTAAGTTGTAATCGAAAAGGATTACGGCTCATAAAACAAGCTCAACTGCAATAATGTACAAATAATAATAGCATGTTGAACTATTGCCCAATTCTCCAGTGGGCGTGCGCATTCTCACACGCAAACACTAGTCCAGCATTCGCGCCACTGCCTCGGCACATTTTTCGCCGTCGATGGCCGATGAGGCTATTCCACCGGCATAACCGGCCCCTTCGCCGCAAGGGAACAAGCCTCTTATTTGCACATGTTGCAGGGTGAGCGGATGGCGCGGTATGCGCACAGGCGACGATGTTCGCGATTCCGTTCCCAAAATTATGGCTTCGGGATCCAAAAAACCCTTGGCCCATTTGCCAAATTCAATAAAGCCTCCCTGTAGTCTTCTACTAATGGCCTCTGGGAGCACCATGTGCAAAGGCGACGATATGGTACCCGGCACATAGGATGTAGATGGTAAGTCGAAGGACAGGCGCGAATCAACAAAATCTGCAAGGCGCTGTGCAGGCGCTATCAAATTTTTACCCCCATTAATATAACACAAGCGTTCCACTTCTTTTTGATAGGCTAAACCCGCCAATACGCCGTTCTTTTTATACTCATCGGGAATATCCTGCGGACGAACCTCCACTACTATCCCTGAATTGGCATACGGTGAATTACGCTTGGACGGTGACATGCCGTTGACCACCATTTCGTTTTCGCCGGTCATGGCCGGAACAATAAATCCACCGGGGCACATGCAAAAAGAGTATACACCTCGCTCCTGCACCTGACAGGAAAAATTATAGGCTGCCGCAGGTAAATATTCACCCCTACCTTCGGGTGTATGATATTGTATCTGATCTATCAGCTCCTGCGGGTGTTCTACGCGAACGCCCATTGCCCAGGTCTTGGCCTCCAGCTTAATGGCGTGATCGTGCAGCATGGTATATACATCTCGAGCTGAATGACCTGTGGCTAGCACAACAGCTTCGGCCAACATACGGGAACCATCGGCAAGCCTTACTCCTTTGGCCGCTAAATCCTCTATAATTATATCGGTTACAGTGGCATTGAACATCACTTCGCCACCTGCCTCAATAATCGATTCCCTCATTTTTTTTATTACTCCGGGCAATCTATCGGTTCCTATGTGCGGATGGGCGTCAATAAGTATTTCTTCCTGTGCCCCATGGAAACGGAATACATTGAGCACCTTATTAAAATCGCCACGTTTTGTACTTCGGGTATACAATTTACCATCGGAAAAGGTTCCTGCACCTCCTTCGCCAAAAGCATAATTCGATTCCGGATTAACGGGGTTGTTCCTGTTCAGTAGTGCGAGGTCTTTTTTACGTTCGCTTATCTCTTTACCCCGCTCCAATACTATTGGTTTATATCCCAGCTCTATCAAGCGCAGCGCAGCAAATAGCCCACCCGGTCCCGCACCTATCACCAGCACCTCGGTTTTATCGCATACATTTTGATATTCAAATTGAACCAGCTCCTTTTCGGGAGCCGGCACATTAGCAAACGCTACGAGGTGTAGCTGAACCATAACCTGACGCTGACGAGCATCAATAGAGCGTTTACGCACCCGTATGGAGGTAATCTTATCGGGGTGTACCTTCATTTTTTTGGCTACAATGTGCTTGTAGTATTTTTCGCTCGAAGCTTCTTGTGGTGTCAGCCTAAGCACAATGTCTTTTTTCATCCCAAATAATAATAAGTATGCAAATGTAGTGAATGAATTGCTTTTAAAAACCACGGGTTAGCGCTTACGGGTTAACGCTTAGCGTTTGAAATTAAAGCGCTGTGGATTAAATAAAATACATAGGCTATTTCAGCAATTCCCTATCTATTAATCTTTCGATTGAGAACCCCTTAG
Above is a window of Saccharicrinis carchari DNA encoding:
- a CDS encoding TrmH family RNA methyltransferase codes for the protein MISQSKIKLINSLTKKKYREQNQLFIAEGEKLVLDLIRSNIKVIELFVSESFTSISQLPPGLPCIKITEQQLKKITQLKSPSTIIALCQIPQNTLDPHTVHKGLTLALDDIQDPGNLGTIIRLADWFGVKHIICSKNTADAYNPKVVQATMGAIARVAIYYTDLTTFLAEQKENQIPIYGTSLDGENIYGEKLTNKGIIVMGNEGKGISPTIAQQIDKKLLIPSFSEYPDHSESLNVSMATGIVLSEFRRKASGDN
- a CDS encoding NAD(P)/FAD-dependent oxidoreductase, which encodes MKKDIVLRLTPQEASSEKYYKHIVAKKMKVHPDKITSIRVRKRSIDARQRQVMVQLHLVAFANVPAPEKELVQFEYQNVCDKTEVLVIGAGPGGLFAALRLIELGYKPIVLERGKEISERKKDLALLNRNNPVNPESNYAFGEGGAGTFSDGKLYTRSTKRGDFNKVLNVFRFHGAQEEILIDAHPHIGTDRLPGVIKKMRESIIEAGGEVMFNATVTDIIIEDLAAKGVRLADGSRMLAEAVVLATGHSARDVYTMLHDHAIKLEAKTWAMGVRVEHPQELIDQIQYHTPEGRGEYLPAAAYNFSCQVQERGVYSFCMCPGGFIVPAMTGENEMVVNGMSPSKRNSPYANSGIVVEVRPQDIPDEYKKNGVLAGLAYQKEVERLCYINGGKNLIAPAQRLADFVDSRLSFDLPSTSYVPGTISSPLHMVLPEAISRRLQGGFIEFGKWAKGFLDPEAIILGTESRTSSPVRIPRHPLTLQHVQIRGLFPCGEGAGYAGGIASSAIDGEKCAEAVARMLD